A DNA window from Equus przewalskii isolate Varuska chromosome 12, EquPr2, whole genome shotgun sequence contains the following coding sequences:
- the CCL24 gene encoding C-C motif chemokine 24, translating to MAGPATVIAGLLLLALCAHHIAPAGSAHIPSFCCMSFISKKIPESRVVSYQLSNGSVCPMAGVLFTTRKGQKFCGDPRQRWVKRYVKNLAAKNKKASTGTRAMSTTVAV from the exons ATGGCAGGCCCTGCGACTGTCATAGCTGGCCTCCTGCTCCTGGCCCTGTGTGCCCACCACATTGCCCCTGCAG GGTCTGCGCACATCCCCTCTTTCTGCTGCATGTCCTTCATCTCCAAGAAAATTCCTGAGAGCCGAGTGGTAAGCTACCAGCTGTCCAACGGGAGCGTCTGCCCCATGGCAGGAGTGCT CTTCACCACCAGGAAGGGCCAGAAGTTCTGTGGCGACCCCAGGCAGCGGTGGGTCAAGAGGTACGTGAAGAATCTGGCTGCCAAGAATAAGAAGGCCTCCACTGGGACCAGGGCCATGAGCACCACAGTCGCTGTCTAG